The sequence below is a genomic window from Brettanomyces bruxellensis chromosome 9, complete sequence.
CATTCTGATATTGAtgacaaaaatgaatgcatTTGTGACTGTGGTTTTCATGtttttaaataatatataatgaaaaaCGAGTTGACAACCTTTAAGAGCTTTAATTATGTTGATTCCGATAATCAAAACTCTTAATGCTTATTGGTTTgattatatataatagaaCAAAACAAGCCACTGAATTATGTAGTACTGATATATGTTGGTTCCATGAAATATCATTAGAAGATATTGCTCTATTTCTCATGTTGCTCTAAAGTGTGCCACATGGTTTGAATTTCAAGTTACCACACTGCTGAAATGAACATCAGAGTTTTCAAAGCTGgggaaaatagaaaaacGTAATTTCTCGAAGTACTCGGCAAAGGCAGGCCACCCTAGAATGAACGACATTCTTATGTAGGAGGTAACTAATTTTCGAGGACAAGATTATACTTGGAAATTATCAAAAGTATCTAACTGATGTTGAtgttattatatatctAAGCTTGTATAATTGGCAGAGGTCCATTGCCCAAAATTGGGCTATTCCCATAGCTAGAAAATCCTGATGGcattaaaaataaacttGGACaaaagaatcaaaaaattgaagctcgaaataaaaataaatatgatcTTATCTTAACTTTTGGGACTCTCAGTACACGATGATCCTAGTTcatggcttttttttttgatagtATGTGTTTGACTAGAACtaatttttgctttttttcatattcgGACATGACATGGTGGCCATTTAAGggtgaaaataaagctgAAAATAATTCCGCAAATGATAGCTCGGCTAATAAAGCAAAGCAGCCAGTGTTCTTAGACGATGTTCCACCAAAATTCCAAGAAACAGACCTCGAGAGGGCAAAAAGAGCCAGAAAGGTACATGATCaactgaaagaaaaggatgCAGAAGATGAATCTGTTGGTAAACAAGTTGGAACTGTTCTACACTCATTAACATGGAATGATTTCAAGCCATCTAACCTCATACAAATACCCTGTTTCCGGGATGCTGGACTTTCTGGCTTCAGCTGCATGTTTGTCTTTTCCACTATTATGTTTTTGTATCATCGAGATATCCGAAGGTCAATTAATTGGGGATACGGCGGTCTTCTACTCGGAAGTGTTTTTGGTTGGGAACATTGCAATAGAGTAAGGAGACATTCTGAAGATGTCGTTCAACAAGCGCAGGCTAAATTCCAGGAGAAGGttaagagaagaagatcgCAGGAAGGAAGCGGACTGTCAGGTAAgaaagattaaaaaaaatccgAATTGTTGATTTAATGCTTCCAACTAGCACTGTGTTAATTTAAAATGTTGTTGCTCTCATATTCCTACGAGGCACTTATACGTCATACACCATAtatctctttttatttatacatCCTGTAAATATACGATGAAATTTGTCATGATCATAACTATCTCAACAGCCAGTCTGGAGCGTACTTCTTGTCTATTCTTATGGTACTCACGTCAAATGCCTCAATTAGAAGCTCTACCAGAATTCTCCCTCCTTTAGGTCCAGTGAATCGCCTGTATTCCTCACTTACACTGGCGAAATTCCATCCTTGAAGCTTTCTTAAGCACCCGATAACAGTACCTGTTCTGTGGCGGCCCATTCCACAGCATACAAGCAACGGATGGTATCTCCTGTCTGCAATAATTTCAAGAGCCTGCTTGATCGATGATTCGGAGAGACCATCCCAAGAGTTTGATTCCACTGAATCGTACCCTAGATTGCAGAAAAGATTGATATGATTGTCGTCGATGAATTTAAGAAAATTGTCCTGTGGATCTTCTATTGCAAGCCATATTATAGACTTTAAGTGAAGCTGTTCTAAGAATGAATGATTTAGTGCAGATGGCTGTCCAGATCTGTATAAATTCTTCTCTACTGGGCAAAAGTTGAGAGGAGGAACAACTCGTATTGTTGGTGCTTCTGTGATGAGCTCTGAATCCTCGATTTTGTTCTCTTTCGAGTCATCTATAAGTTCCTCTATTGTGACCGCATCCTCCGGCGGCgatgctttttgttttttagTATGCTTTGTGTTAACGTTATTCAGCTTATAACCGTTCTTTTGATTAGATGTACTGTTTGACTCATCTCCATTTGTAACCTGCTTATTCCCCATGATGGATTCAAGCAGCATTTTCCCAAAATGATACTCTTGATCTTTCTAAACTGATCTTCAACCTATAAGTTCCGTATTCAGCTCAATGTGAATTAAATTTCGTAATAGACTTGAAGGTCGTCGTCACATATTTTCTAAGCTGGCAGTTCTGGAAAGTTAGCGTTGCTCCGCGAAATGAGCTTACATAAAATCAGCATAAAACTTTGTTACCGGATGCTTTTATGCGTTTTAACGCTCGAGGACagcaaatgaaaaatgtaaccaaaaaaaaaagtaaaataaaatatgcCCATTGGAAAACGAGCTAGGCTTTGCTTGTTAAGAGATCTTGGTAAAGCGTGTCTAGTCTCAGTTTATTTAGGCGTTTAATCTTTTGAATTACCCACCATCACTTTGGCTCTGCTTCAATTAAAAACAATGAAGAAGGTTGCACAAAGAGCCActgaaaaaagcaaaaaggcTTCTGGTAAGCCTTACCACCAGGATTTGGCACACTCCGTAACATTAGCATATAAGAGCTATTTAAAGGGGCTTCAGCAGAACCAAAAGTTGAGACTAATAGATACATTTTTGGCATTCTTAGTCTGCATCGGAATTTTACAGTTCATATTCTGTGTCTTGGTCGGGACTTTTCCCTTCAATGGCTTTTTAGGAGGCTTCATATCAGCTGTCGGTCAGTTTGTGCTTACCGTTTCGTTAAGATTGCAATGTCTGGAATCTAACCAGTCATCTTTTAAGGGGATCTTGCCGGAAAGGGCCTTTGGTGATTATATCTTTGCTAGTATCATACTACATTTTGTGGTGATTCACTTCATCAATTGAATCATTCTATCTATCATGCTTAtgcatgtatatatatatacatatatagTTTAAGGTTTCCATGTATAAGCGTCATAACTATTTCctattgctttttttttttcttttcagtaGTAGAAGTACATATTAATGAATAGATCTCCTATTTAATCCTTCACTATGCTCATCATGCTCTCCCCGCCACTACCCTTAGTACCAGCAACCTCGTCTTCTCTACCACCATCTTTTTGAGATCCCGGTGATccttttgatttttccacATCTAACATGTCGTCTCCAGAATCTGATTTGACCTTTTTGTCTTCTTCATCGGTTAACTTAGGGATGCCAAATTCGCATTTCTTGTATTCTTCCAATTCCTCTTTAGTCTGTGGATGCTGTCTCAGCCACTTCATTCTAGAGCCACCTGGTGCTCTTTCATTTAGGCTAAAGCCAAAAAGTTTTAGTTGAAACTGTTGCTTGGTTCGTTTTTCGCACTGCGTTCCTATTTCCGGATACATCTTCAAAAACATGCCAGCAAACGACGTTCCAAAAAAGGCACCGTCGATGTTCAAGTATCTGGAAGAAGGAGGCAAGTAAATATCATTGCAATTTGGACAGTACAATCTAACTGTCTCAATTCCAGGCTGATCATAACGTCCTataggaagaagatgcatTCCTTGACAGTAATACCGAGGACACGACCCAAAACAGTTATCCTGATACTTCTCAGCCATAGCTCGCAGTCCGTGCTTAGTAAGTATGTATCTGGCATGAATGAGGCCATATAGTACCTCGGCTGCATGCTCTACTAAGGGAACATTAGCTGCCTTTATGGGAACCTCAGGTTCCAAGTCTAATATTGTATCTGATGCATCTCTAAAAAAGGGGACAAGGGAACTCAATCCAGTCAAGTTAAAATTATCCTCTATAAACTCAGGTGCCACTTCCACAAAGTAGTCATGCCCAAACATCGAGCAAAATATAGATATCCAGCTCTCTACCTCTTCGCTTGAGTCTGATTGCACATTATTATAGGTGGACATTTGCATGTATAGCCTTCCTCTTTCCAATCTGTTTCAAGGTATTTACCCTTATACGTCCgcttgttcttttttgtggGTTTATGTACAGTATAGGAGGCTAATTTATTAGCATTTCCATCCCCTGTAGTCTTTAAGTAATTTATGTTGTCGATTTCGCTACCAATAATTGTCGCATGCTACTAAATTATTAGGGGGAGAGATGataaacgaaaaaaaaaaaaaaaaaattcgaaaaataaaatgtgatCGACTTATCCGAAATAATGTGTGATTGAGGCCGAAAGAAAGTTACCGCCATATTTACAGATCTATATTAATCCAATTCCACTTCTGAAATATCAAGTATCACCTTGATCACATAAtggttctttttcttatttcaaAGTAAACATTTAAGTCAACTCGAAATGTCTAAGCGCATAGCTGTCTCGGTGTCGGACTCTTGATCAGatacatccgtacacaCATAGAATTTCATGTAGAAGGTAGCGAAGAGATGCAATCGGCATATAGTAAGCTTTCCACCCCAGGCTGATGTGTAGGCATAAATTAAACTTGTTCACAGAGTAGTATATTGCACATTAAGcgttttattttcaaccGCCACTGTTTTGGAACTTGAATATATCCACCATGAGAAAATCAAACTTGTTCTTTTTGGTTAGCATCCTCACTATATTTactaatataataaagtCCATCGGTAAGgacaaaatcaaaaataaaatctaTCTGATCTACACACGTTCGCCGTTTGCCGGAAAAGATCTCAATAAATTAAGCCAGTTACGGAAGGAAAGAATACAAGTTAATAGACAGAGAAACACGATTAGTGCGCAAGATAATTATGCAAAATGGACAAAGCTTAACAGGAAGTTTGACAAACTTACTGAAGAGCtgaaaaaggaggaagtTGCATTGgcgaaaaagaaggcaagATTTGATCTCAACGTTGACCGTGTCATTACATTTATCACAGTTGTTCCGAACAATCTTGTAAACCTGTGGTATAGCCGAGTTCCTTTACTATATTTGCCATACGGCTTGCTCCCAGCatttcttgaaatatttgtgtTGAACTTCCCATTCCTTCCGAGAGGCTCCATTGGTGTCATTATTTGGTCCTTCTGCTTGAATAGAACGCTCAATTTCTTCATAGTACTCtttaaatatttgcttttcacCAAGCCAGTGCAAAAGCCCGTGAAGACATTTTA
It includes:
- a CDS encoding uncharacterized protein (BUSCO:EOG09265JA7), whose amino-acid sequence is MKKVAQRATEKSKKASGKPYHQDLAHSVTLAYKSYLKGLQQNQKLRLIDTFLAFLVCIGILQFIFCVLVGTFPFNGFLGGFISAVGQFVLTVSLRLQCLESNQSSFKGILPERAFGDYIFASIILHFVVIHFIN